The Carassius gibelio isolate Cgi1373 ecotype wild population from Czech Republic chromosome B9, carGib1.2-hapl.c, whole genome shotgun sequence genome includes a region encoding these proteins:
- the LOC127964356 gene encoding villin-1, producing the protein MTQDVKTNVPKVLNKTTPGLQIWRVENMELVPCPSNTFGQFFEGDSYVILYTHKTSNNYSYDIHYWLGKDTSQDEQGAAAIYTTQMDEHLGGAAVQHRETQGHESATFQGYFKQGIVYKKGGVASGMKQVETNTYNIRRLLHVKGKKNVVAGEVEMSWKSFNQGDVFLLDLGSLIIQWNGPKSNRMERLRGMNLAKDIRDRERGGRVQVTVVEGDDENSSEEAMKLMIKAMGEKKQIKDAIPDEIVDEKLKTAIKLFHISDAEGNLVVQEVAVKPLTQDLLKTEDCYLLDQGGIKIFIWKGKKASKTERAESLKKAEAYIKAKGYPTSTYVETVSEGAESSVFKQLFQKWTEKGQTVGLGTTHSPGKIAKVEQVKFDATSMHARPDLAAQQKMVDDGSGEAEVWRIEDNEPVPVERKWLGHFYGGDCYLILYKYEVNSKLHYILYMWQGRHASTAELTASAYQAVILDQKYNGEPVQVRVPMGKEPMHLMAIFKGKMVVYEEGSSREGSSQSQPSVRLFHVHGTNEFNTRAVEVPPRSSSLNSNDVFMLSTDKCCYLWYGKGCSGDEREMAKTLADIISKREKNVIAEGQEPADFWVNLGGKSQYASSKRLQEESCSITPRLFECSNQTGRFIATEITNFNQDDLDEDDVMLLDIWDQVYLWIGKGANDKEKQEAVVTAQEYLKSHPAGRDLDTPILVVKQGFEPPTFTGWFHAWDPQKWSGGKSYEQLKAELGTATDLVQITVDLTKPTSNQTNSSNSTQGGNLPRPVTETFPPEKLVNVQTEDLPEGVDPSRKEDYLSNDDFNLIMGVSRIDFYGLPSWKQLNLKKSKGLF; encoded by the exons ATGACACAGGATGTCAAGACCAATGTTCCCAAAGTCCTCAACAAAACCACACCAGGACTTCAGATATGGAGAGTGGAG AACATGGAGCTCGTGCCCTGTCCATCTAATACATTCGGACAGTTTTTTGAGGGAGACAGCTATGTAATACTCTAC ACTCACAAGACTAGCAACAACTACAGCTATGACATCCATTATTGGCTGGGCAAGGACACCTCCCAGGATGAGCAGGGAGCAGCAGCAATATACACCACGCAGATGGATGAACACCTAGGGGGCGCTGCTGTGCAGCACCGTGAGACCCAGGGTCACGAGAGCGCCACCTTCCAAGGATACTTCAAACAGGGCATCGT ATACAAAAAAGGTGGAGTCGCATCTGGGATGAAACAAGTGGAGACGAACACGTACAACATTCGCAGACTGCTGCATGTGAAGGGAAAAAAGAATGTGGTTGCCGGAGAG GTGGAAATGAGCTGGAAGAGCTTTAATCAAGGTGATGTGTTCCTGCTGGACTTGGGGAGTCTGATCATTCAGTGGAATGGACCCAAGAGTAACCGAATGGAGAGGTTAAGG GGAATGAACCTAGCGAAGGACATTCGGGATCGAGAAAGAGGTGGTCGAGTCCAAGTGACTGTAGTGGAAGGAGATGATGAGAACTCTTCAGAGGAAGCAATGAAATTGATGATTAAAGCAATGGGGGAGAAAAAACAAATCAAAGATGCCATCCCAGATGAGATTGTGGACGAGAAACTCAAGACTGCCATTAAACTCTTTCA TATTTCAGATGCTGAGGGGAACCTTGTAGTGCAGGAAGTGGCAGTGAAACCTCTTACACAAGACTTACTGAAAACTGAG GACTGCTATCTTCTGGATCAAGGCGGAATAAAGATCTTTATCTGGAAGGGCAAAAAGGCATCAAAAACTGAAAGAGCAGAATCTCTGAAAAAAGCAGAG GCCTACATAAAGGCGAAAGGATATCCTACATCTACCTACGTAGAGACAGTAAGCGAAGGAGCAGAATCATCGGTGTTCAAGCAACTCTTCCAGAAGTGGACGGAGAAGGGACAGACAGTTGGATTGGGCACCACTCACAGTCCAGGGAAAATAG CCAAGGTTGAGCAAGTCAAGTTCGACGCCACCTCAATGCATGCTAGACCTGACCTGGCTGCACAGCAGAAAATGGTGGATGATGGGTCGGGCGAAGCCGAG GTATGGAGGATAGAGGACAATGAGCCCGTCCCTGTGGAGAGGAAGTGGCTTGGCCACTTCTATGGTGGGGACTGTTACCTCATTCTCTACAAATATGAAGTCAACAGCAAACTACACTACATTCTGTACATGTGGCAA GGCCGCCATGCCAGCACAGCGGAGCTGACAGCTTCTGCATATCAGGCTGTGATCCTGGACCAGAAGTACAATGGAGAACCAGTACAGGTCCGCGTTCCCATGGGAAAAGAGCCTATGCACTTAATGGCCATTTTTAAGGGCAAAATGGTTGTTTATGAG GAAGGAAGTTCCAGAGAAGGCTCCTCCCAGTCTCAACCATCAGTAAGACTGTTTCATGTCCACGGAACAAATGAGTTCAACACACGTGCTGTTGAGGTGCCTCCGCGTTCATCTTCTCTGAACTCCAACGATGTGTTTATGCTCAGCACTGATAAGTGCTGCTACCTGTGGTACGGCAAG GGCTGCAGTGGAGATGAGAGAGAGATGGCCAAAACACTGGCTGACATCATCTCCAAGAGAGAGAAGAATGTTATTGCAGAGGGACAGGAACCAGCTGACTTCTGGGTAAACCTTGGTGGAAAGTCACAGTATGCCAGCAGCAAAAG ACTTCAGGAGGAGAGCTGCAGTATCACGCCCCGGTTGTTTGAGTGCTCCAACCAGACAGGTCGCTTTATAGCAACAGAGATTACAAACTTTAACCAAGATGACCTGGATGAGGATGACGTGATGTTGCTGGACATCTGGGATCAG GTGTACCTGTGGATCGGTAAAGGTGCCAACGACAAGGAGAAGCAGGAGGCAGTGGTTACAGCACAGGAGTATCTGAAGTCCCATCCTGCAGGGCGTGACCTGGATACACCTATTCTAGTGGTGAAGCAAGGGTTTGAGCCGCCCACTTTTACAGGCTGGTTCCACGCCTGGGACCCACAAAAGTGGAGT ggTGGGAAATCCTACGAGCAGCTGAAAGCAGAGCTTGGCACTGCAACTGATCTCGTCCAAATTACTGTG GATCTGACCAAACCGACGTCAAACCAAACCAACTCAAGTAACTCAACTCAAGGGGGTAACTTACCCCGTCCTGTGACGGAAACCTTCCCTCCAGAGAAGCTGGTGAACGTTCAGACAGAAGACCTGCCTGAAGGAGTCGACCCCT
- the LOC127964358 gene encoding integrin beta-2, translating into MLQAVCLRGLLLLLVGRQVYMEEQCLKASVNTCGECIKSGPGCAWCKDLNFTKTGQQEAVRCNTAAMLRNEGCSSNGIINPKNNFTKTLNKPLGAGPSPVQIQPQEIQLNLRPGLPETFQIRFTRAEGYPVDLYYLMDLSYSMKDDLENVKQLGNSLLTELNKITGNARIGFGSFVDKTLLPYTDTSEAKLQRPCSDKNEPCQPAFGFQHVLSLTKDGNLFRDMVAKQHISGNLDPPEGSLDAIMQVAVCVKDIGWGNSTRVLVLATDDGFHMAGDGKLAAILEPNKETCELVNNKYSKSNLWDYPSVGQIARKLEEQNIQPIFAVTKKMETVYTELSKMIPKSAVGVLSEDSSNVVKLIVDAYYNLTSEVIMAHEAVPEFISVKYKSNCKGGENPSDRGKCDNVNIGTEVIFDVTVTVDKCITSQSFHIGPLGFSEKLKVNVQTRCECECDDLDNPHPHCGGNGKVVCGSCRCEPGFLGQRCECKLGQKDEASLKAQCRKDNGTECEGKGDCQCGRCQCHSTDGGGNFYGEFCECDDEHCEKINNIQCAGHGKCKCGKCECDEGYEGTACDCVKSDKDCMTDEGVCYERGKCLCNQCKCERGYSLPKCQKCPNCQPPCDKSGSCVECLAFGTGPFEKNCSKACSHLQHTMVERLLNSHCRVKDKEGCWMIFAMTEQRGFDKYFVRVLKDRECPEGPNIGGIVGGSLAGVALIGLLILLIIKAVLYASDLREWKRFEKDRKHEKTSGTNPLFQNATTTIQNPTFSGDS; encoded by the exons ATGCTTCAGGCAGTGTGTCTGAGGGGCCTTCTCCTGTTGTTGGTGGGAAGACAGG TTTACATGGAGGAACAATGTTTAAAAGCTTCAGTAAACACATGTGGAGAATGCATCAAGTCCGGGCCCGGCTGTGCCTGGTGTAAAGATTTG AACTTCACCAAGACTGGGCAGCAGGAAGCAGTACGTTGTAACACAGCTGCTATGCTTAGAAATGAAGGATGTTCATCCAATGGCATAATAAATCCTAAAAACAATTTTACAAAAACTTTAAACAAGCCCCTGGGTGCTGGCCCAAGTCCAGTGCAAATCCAACCACAAGAAATACAACTTAATCTTAGACCAG GGTTGCCCGAAACTTTTCAAATACGTTTTACAAGGGCAGAAGGCTATCCAGTGGATCTCTACTACCTAATGGATCTCTCATACTCCATGAAAGATGATTTGGAGAATGTGAAACAACTGGGAAATAGTTTACTTACTGAGCTCAATAAAATCACTGGCAATGCCAGGATCG GCTTCGGTTCGTTTGTCGACAAAACACTTCTTCCATACACCGACACCAGTGAAGCGAAGCTCCAACGGCCGTGCTCGGATAAAAATGAACCGTGTCAGCCAGCATTTGGCTTTCAGCATGTGCTTTCACTGACAAAGGATGGAAACCTGTTCAGAGATATGGTAGCAAAGCAGCATATATCTGGAAACCTGGACCCCCCAGAGGGAAGCCTGGATGCCATCATGCAAGTCGCAGTCTGCGTG AAGGATATCGGCTGGGGAAACAGCACTCGAGTGCTGGTGTTGGCCACTGATGATGGCTTCCACATGGCAGGGGATGGAAAACTTGCTGCCATTCTGGAACCAAACAAAGAAACCTGTGAGCTGGTCAACAACAAGTACAGCAAGAGCAACCTCTGG GACTACCCATCTGTTGGACAAATTGCTCGCAAGCTGGAGGAGCAAAACATACAACCCATTTTTGCAGTCACCAAAAAAATGGAAACTGTGTACACA GAACTGAGCAAAATGATCCCTAAATCTGCAGTCGGAGTGCTCTCTGAAGACTCAAGCAATGTTGTCAAACTAATTGTGGATGCATATTAT AACTTAACCTCTGAAGTGATCATGGCTCATGAAGCTGTCCCAGAATTCATATCTGTTAAATACAAATCGAACTGTAAAGGTGGAGAAAATCCCAGTGATAGAGGGAAATGTGATAATGTGAACATTGGTACGGAG GTGATTTTTGACGTGACAGTAACAGTAGACAAATGTATTACCAGTCAGAGCTTCCACATCGGGCCATTAGGTTTTAGTGAAAAACTGAAGGTGAATGTGCAGACTCGGTGTGAGTGTGAATGTGATGATTTAGATAATCCTCATCCTCACTGTGGGGGAAATGGTAAAGTCGTCTGTGGCAGCTGCAG GTGTGAGCCGGGTTTCTTAGGACAGCGCTGTGAGTGCAAACTAGGCCAAAAGGACGAGGCGTCATTGAAAGCACAGTGCCGGAAGGACAACGGGACTGAATGCGAAGGCAAAGGAGATTGTCAGTGCGGACGGTGTCAGTGCCATTCTACAGATGGCGGTGGCAATTTCTACGGCGAATTCTGTGAATGCGACGATGAACACTGTGAAAAAATTAACAATATTCAGTGTGCAG GTCATGGCAAGTGCAAATGTGGTAAATGTGAGTGTGATGAGGGCTACGAAGGCACAGCATGTGACTGCGTAAAATCAGACAAGGATTGCATGACCGATGAAGGTGTTTGTTATGAACGTGGGAAATGTTTATGTAACCAGTGTAAATGTGAGAGAGGTTACAGTCTGCCCAAATGCCAAAAGTGTCCTAATTGCCAACCTCCATGTGATAAGTCAGG GAGTTGTGTTGAATGTTTGGCCTTTGGGACTGGTCCATTTGAGAAGAACTGCTCTAAAGCATGTAGCCATCTGCAACATACAATGGTTGAAAGATTGCTCAATAGTCACTGTCGAGTCAAAGACAAAGAGGGCTGCTGGATGATATTTGCAATGACGGAACAGCGTGGATTTGACAAGTACTTTGTCAGAGTTCTCAAAGACAGAG AATGTCCTGAGGGGCCAAACATAGGAGGGATCGTAGGGGGATCTCTGGCAGGTGTGGCATTGATTGGTCTCCTGATCCTCCTCATCATCAAGGCAGTTCTGTATGCAAGTGACCTTAGAGAATGGAAGAGGTttgaaaaagacagaaaacatgaaaaaacatct GGTACCAACCCGTTATTCCAGAATGCTACAACCACAATTCAAAACCCAACATTTTCTGGAGATTCGTGA